GCGCTCGCCTTCCGGCTGCTCGGCCGGAACTCCGCGCGGGCCCGCGAGCTGGCCGCGAGGAACAGGGACTTGCTCCAGGCCACCTTGCTGCGTCCGCTGCACCGTCGCACGCGGCACGCCGCCTTCGGCGCGCTGGCCAACGCCGCCGCCCATGACGTGGAGACCGCGCGGGCGCTGCTGCCTCGCGTGAGGGATGCCTTCGCGCTGCCGGACACGCGCTACCCCAAGGAGTCCCTGGTGGACCTGCTGGCCCAGATGCTGGCGCGCTGGCCCGAGCTGCGGATGCCCACCGAAATCCCCACCGTCTTCGGACCTTCGGCGGAAGGAGACCGCACGTGACGGCTCTGGGCTTCCTGTACGCCACGCCCTCGGTGTTCGAGTCCACCCGCGAGCGCGCTCGGCTGGACTTGTCCGCGGACCAGCACCGGCCCGTGCGCTTCCACGCGCGGGTCGCCCGGGACGTGCTCTCGCTCCGGCTCGCGCTCCAGGCCCTGGGCGGCCTCATCTGGCATTCGGATGAGTGGAACCTGGGAAGCAGCGCAGGACTGCTGGACCCACTCATCACCGTCCATCCCGACCGCGTCTTCTTCGAGGCCTTCAGCCAGGACCAGAGCAGCTACGGGCTCGTCATCGTGGACCGGGACATCTTCGTTCCGGAAGGCGACGTGCGCTGCGGCACCACCAACGTGGACTTCACGGCGTGGTTGTGGGCGGCGCTGGGGGAGATGCGCTCCAGCCGGGAAACCCATCTGCGCATCGGTCCGGAAGGCTTCGACGTGCGCACCGGCGGCGCGGGCGGCCGTTTCGAGCAGAAGGTGGAGGTCCCCGAAGCCTGGGTGCGAGGCCTGCTCCAGTTGCAGGGGGCCATGGCGATGCCCGGCACGCGGTTGTCGGTGCGCCCCGTGGACCTGCTCGCGGCGGTGCGTTTCCTCAGCCACACCAAGGCCCGCATGTCGCCTCGCGCTCTGCGCTATGAGTTCGAGCCAGGGCAGGACGCGCGGCTGATGCTGGAGCCGTGGGAGCACCCCATCCCCTTGCGAGGCGCGGCCCATGGCTACACGGAGCCGCGCACCATCCGCACCTGGGGCCGGCGCCGGTTGCGCCTGCTGGAGCCGCTGCTGCCTTATGCGGAGCGGGTGGACATCTATCTGAAAGGCCGCGCGCTTCCGCACTTCTACGTGGCGCACCTGCCCGGCGGTGTGCGCTTCCTGCTGGGCCTGTCCGGATGGACGGAGAACCGCTGGACCCACACCTCGGGGCTGGACCTGCTCCTGGAGCCCACGCGCGATGCGGCACTCGCCGAGCGCGTGCTCGCCGTCCTGCGCGAGCGCTTCCACGCGTCGACGGAGGACGTGGCCACGGCCCTGGGGGTGGACGTGGCCCAGGCCGCTGGGGCTCTGGCTGCGCAATGCGCGGCCGGGCGCGTGCTCTTCGACGTGGAGGCCCGGCGCTGGCGCCACCGTGAACTCTTCGCCACGCCCGTGGACCTGGACCGGATGTATCCGCCCGACCCGCGCCGCGAGGACGCGGAGCGCTTGGAGGCCGCGGGCGCGGTGGAAATCACCTCCGCGGCGCCGCGCGAGACACGCAAGGTGCGCAGGCTGCCCACGCCGGAGGGCTCCATCACCCGTGAAATCGTTCTGCGGGACTGGGTGGTTCACGGCCGCGCGGGCGACCAGTCCGATATCGAGCTGGTGCTGAACGACGAGGACCGGCTCCTCTTTGGCCGTTGCGGTTGTGAGGCCTTCCGCGAGCACCTGCTCAACCGGGGGCCCTGTACCCACATGCTGGCGCTGCTCCGGCGCGCGCGGGTGCAACGTCGCGAGCTGGCCAGCTCCCAACCCGCCCCGGAGGACGCGCGCGCCGCACCTCGCGCGTCGCGGGAGGCCGCGCTTGACCCGGAGGGCGCCGATGACGATAACGGTTGACGCTCTCGGGAGAGGCCAGGGCTCGCAGATGAGCCATTCGTCCCGCGGTGTTTCGCCGCGGGGGAGTTCTGTTCCCTTCTCTTCGCCAGGGTCCCAGCGTACGCAACGCTGGGAGCCCCGGGTCCAGCGCCTCGCAAGTCATCCCCTGGCCTCTTCCGGAGCACCATGAGCTGGCTCGACTCCACCCTGTCCTGGCTCAAGGCGCGGTTCACCCGCCCCGTGACTCGCAGCACCACCGGACTGGACGCTCCGGTGGACGCGCAGGGGCGGCGCGTGGACGTGGTGAGCGAAACCGTCGTCATGTCGGGGCCGCTGAAGCCGGGCCACCTGCGGCAGATTCACCGGGACGCGCGGCTGCTGCCCAAGCCGCAGCGCCGCTACACGCCGGGCCGCGCGAAGTGGATGCCCGCGGCGGAGGCCCGTCGGCTCTTCTCCGGCACGCTGCGCACGCGCAATCGGAACCTGAGGGACCTGCTGCCCGACGAGGCGCAGCTCGCGCGCTACGGGCTGCCGGTGTGGCGCACGGAGGAGGACGTGGCCGCGGCCCTGGGCATCTCCGTGGGCATGCTCCGCCACTACAGCATCCACCGCTCCCGTGAGCGGGTGCGGCACTATGTGACGTTCGCCGTCCCCAAGCGCACCGGGGGCGTCCGTCTGCTGCATGCACCCAAGCGTCGCTTGAAGGCCTTGCAGCGGAAGTTGCTCGAAGTGCTGGTGTCGAAGCTGCCCGTGAGCCAGCAGGCGCATGGCTTCGTCTCGGGACGCTCCATCAAGACGGGCGCGCAGCCCCACGTGGGCCGGCGGGTGGTGTTGAAGCTGGACCTGAAGGACTTCTTTCCGTCCGTCACCTCGGCGCGGGTCCGCGGTCTGTTCATCGCCCTGGGCTATGGCTACGCCGTCGCGGCGACGCTCGCGGTGCTGCTGACGGAGTCCGAGCGCCAGCCCGTGGACATCGAGGGCACCGTCTTCCACGTTCCTGTGGGCCCACGCGTCTGTGTCCAGGGCGCGCCCACCAGCCCGGCGCTGTGCAACGCGGTGCTAATGCGCCTGGACCGGCGGCTGGCCGGACTGGCTCGACGCTATGGCTACACCTATACGCGCTACGCGGACGACCTGACCTTCTCCGGTGATGACCTTTCCGCGCTGGAGCGGGTGCGCGCGCTGGCCGCGCGGTATGTGCAGGAAGAGGGCTTCACCGTGAACCGGGACAAGACACGGGTGCGGCGCCGGGGCGGCGCCCAACGTGTCACGGGCGTCACCGTGAACGCGACGCTGGGCCTGTCTCGCGAGGAGCGCCGCCGCCTGCGCGCGATGCTCCACCAGGAAGGGCGGGACGGCGAGGACTCGACACGGCGCGCGTACCTCGATGGCATGCTCGCGTACGTGAAGATGCTCAACCCGGAGCAGGCCGCGCGGCTCGTTCGCAAGCGCAAGCCCCGTGCGGGTGGGTGAAGGCAGGCCGCGCGACGCTGCCATCCGGGTTGGAGCCTCCGCTGCGCCAAATACCCTGAAACAGATGACACATGCGTGCCCTCGCGGTCCCCGAGTCATCGGGTAACTCATGGCTCACGCGTTTCAACGCGGGGGCAGGAGCGAAAGTGGTGCAATGGGCCGCCTCGTGCGCCGTAGGGCGACCACACGCCGCCGAGGTCCCCCGTGTCCGCCCTTATCGAGGATGTCCGCTTCTCCCTCCGGCTCTTGCTGAAGAACCGAGGGTTCACGCTGGTCTGTCTCCTGACGCTGGCCCTGGCCATCGGGGCGAACACGGCCATCTTCAGCGTGGTGAACGGGGTGCTGCTGCGGCCGCTGCCGTACCCGGAGCCTGACCGGCTGATGCAGGTGGTGCGTGCCACCAAGGACCACGGGCGGTCGGCGACGCACTCCATCGCCGCCTATGTGTGGATGTCCGCGGAGGGCTCGCCCTTCTCGGGCGTCACGGCGTACGAGGTGCTTCCTTCAGGCTTCAGCGTCGTGGGCGACGGCATGCCTGAGCGATTGCCGGGCATGCGCGTGGCAGGGGGCTTCTTCGAGACCTTCGGTGTGAGGCCCGCGCTGGGGCGTGGCTTCCTTCCAGAAGAGGACGTGGTGGGCGGGCCCCGCGTGGTCGTCCTCAGCGAGAGTCTGTGGCAGCGGCGATTCGGTGGTGCGCCGGACGTGGTGGGCCGCTCCATCGTGCTCAACGACGAGCCCTACACGGTGGTGGGCGTGGCGCCCGCCTCGTTTGCGTACCCCAGGGGCGTGAACCTGTGGACGCCGCTCCAGCTCGACCTCACGAACCGGACGAACGCCAACTTCCTCTACGTCACCGGAAGGCTGCGCCCGGGCATCACAACCAGCGGCGCGGTGACGGCGCTGGAGACGTTGAGCGGACGCGTGCGCGCGGACAACCCAGGGCTGCTCGATGTGGGGCAGGAGTACGTCCCGGTGGAACTGCGGACGTTCCTCGCGGGCAGCATGCGGTTGGCGCTCTGGGTGCTGTTGGGCGCGGTGGGCCTGGTGTTGCTCATCGCGTGCGTCAACCTGGCCAACCTTCA
This genomic window from Myxococcus hansupus contains:
- a CDS encoding reverse transcriptase family protein, which translates into the protein MSWLDSTLSWLKARFTRPVTRSTTGLDAPVDAQGRRVDVVSETVVMSGPLKPGHLRQIHRDARLLPKPQRRYTPGRAKWMPAAEARRLFSGTLRTRNRNLRDLLPDEAQLARYGLPVWRTEEDVAAALGISVGMLRHYSIHRSRERVRHYVTFAVPKRTGGVRLLHAPKRRLKALQRKLLEVLVSKLPVSQQAHGFVSGRSIKTGAQPHVGRRVVLKLDLKDFFPSVTSARVRGLFIALGYGYAVAATLAVLLTESERQPVDIEGTVFHVPVGPRVCVQGAPTSPALCNAVLMRLDRRLAGLARRYGYTYTRYADDLTFSGDDLSALERVRALAARYVQEEGFTVNRDKTRVRRRGGAQRVTGVTVNATLGLSREERRRLRAMLHQEGRDGEDSTRRAYLDGMLAYVKMLNPEQAARLVRKRKPRAGG